One region of Streptomyces sp. CG4 genomic DNA includes:
- a CDS encoding SpoIIE family protein phosphatase, whose amino-acid sequence MVRFGGAPASTGRATDGTGPVRSRERFLEGGPVEAGVRAPISDSWQRCRSLGLSPDQSDLPFLDDFDTDARIIRAAVPVLDRLQYSFAGSQMNICVADARGTVLLRRFGEPSLARSLPAIQRVPGFVFAEQVAGTNGVGLALAERQLIRVYGAEHFAERSQGSACRALPVRDPLSGRIEGVLCFGYPRSFDHPALATVIRKAARAIERRLLSQSSARERALLRAYLDTEAEAAVGRHHTVGLDELALGQHPHDRALLMERATELISCAQRAAVHVALSGGECITLLSRPMTSATGVQGLAIEAVLPGPAPRNPLIARQIEELPGSPAEPAAYRDVPPSGSLATGALGQVAVGGKGVTVVGAGDTHPAPAPPSRALLLVGTPEVARHALAARRRLELLSEASTRIGTTLDVRRTAQELAETAVPRLADYVTIDLPEAVLRGEESSDPHGDLCRTVVHGVHDDCPFHPVGKQVDYGPTTPQLRCLTSGEAVLEPDLKVAAGWLAHDPEHTQELLAHVSSLITVPLVARGVVLGVAAFYRGQDTAPFGDDDRSLAQELATRAALSIDNARRYTRERTMVLALQRSLLPQGLPDQDAVEVAHRYLPAESDVGGDWYDVIPLSGTRIGLMVGDVVGHGMLSAATMGRLRTAARSFAELDFAPDEVLTHLDNLVGRLDREDPAADEADIIGATCLYAIYDPTTQRCTMARAGHPPPALVRPDGTVSFPELPAGPPLGLGGLPFEAVELDLPEGSQLVLYTDGLIEDRYRDVDGVLDQLRKVLAHPERTPEETCQVVLNSVAPTHPADDIALLVARTHALDPDRIASWDLRPDPALVSEVRARAMRQLADWGLDEAAFAAELMLSELVTNAIRHGSGPIRVRLLHHRTLICEVSDTSNTAPHLRRAASTDEGGRGLFLVAQLAQSWGTRYLPQGKVIWAECGLDAV is encoded by the coding sequence GTGGTTCGGTTCGGCGGAGCACCGGCATCCACGGGACGTGCGACAGACGGCACCGGGCCCGTACGTTCGCGTGAGCGATTTCTGGAGGGTGGGCCGGTCGAAGCGGGCGTGCGCGCGCCCATCTCGGATTCCTGGCAGCGCTGCCGGTCCCTCGGGCTCTCGCCGGACCAGTCCGACCTCCCCTTCCTCGACGATTTCGATACGGACGCACGGATCATCCGCGCGGCCGTGCCGGTGCTCGACCGGCTGCAGTACAGCTTCGCCGGCAGTCAGATGAACATCTGCGTCGCCGACGCGCGTGGCACGGTCCTCCTGCGTCGTTTCGGCGAGCCGTCCCTGGCGAGAAGCCTCCCGGCGATCCAGCGCGTGCCGGGGTTCGTGTTCGCCGAGCAGGTCGCCGGCACGAACGGCGTCGGCCTCGCGTTGGCGGAGCGGCAGCTCATCCGGGTCTACGGTGCCGAGCACTTCGCCGAGCGCTCCCAGGGAAGCGCCTGCCGCGCGCTCCCGGTCCGCGACCCGCTCAGCGGCCGTATCGAGGGCGTCCTGTGCTTCGGCTATCCGCGCAGCTTCGACCATCCCGCGCTGGCCACCGTGATACGCAAGGCGGCGCGAGCCATCGAACGGCGGCTGCTGAGCCAGAGTTCCGCGCGCGAGCGTGCCCTGCTGCGGGCCTACCTGGACACCGAGGCCGAAGCCGCCGTCGGCCGTCACCACACCGTCGGACTGGACGAACTGGCTCTCGGACAGCACCCTCATGACCGTGCGCTCCTCATGGAGAGGGCCACCGAGTTGATCTCCTGCGCCCAGCGGGCCGCTGTCCACGTCGCCCTCTCCGGCGGAGAGTGCATCACGCTGCTGAGCCGTCCGATGACGAGTGCCACCGGGGTACAGGGCCTGGCCATCGAGGCCGTCCTCCCCGGCCCCGCGCCACGAAATCCCCTCATCGCGCGGCAGATCGAGGAGTTGCCGGGCTCCCCCGCCGAGCCTGCCGCCTACCGTGACGTCCCGCCGTCCGGGTCCCTCGCCACCGGGGCGCTCGGCCAGGTCGCCGTGGGCGGCAAGGGTGTCACCGTCGTCGGAGCGGGAGACACGCACCCTGCCCCCGCGCCGCCGTCGCGAGCGCTGCTGCTCGTGGGGACGCCGGAGGTGGCACGGCACGCCCTCGCCGCACGACGCCGCCTGGAGCTGCTGTCCGAGGCCAGTACGCGCATCGGCACCACCCTGGACGTGCGCCGCACGGCCCAGGAACTGGCGGAGACGGCGGTGCCCCGGCTCGCCGACTACGTCACGATCGACCTGCCCGAGGCCGTACTGCGCGGAGAGGAGTCCAGCGACCCGCACGGCGACCTGTGTCGTACGGTCGTCCACGGCGTCCACGACGACTGCCCCTTCCACCCGGTCGGCAAGCAGGTCGACTACGGCCCGACCACGCCACAGCTGCGCTGTCTGACCAGCGGGGAAGCGGTGCTGGAACCGGACCTGAAGGTCGCCGCGGGCTGGCTCGCCCACGACCCCGAGCACACCCAGGAGCTGCTGGCCCACGTCAGCTCCCTCATCACGGTCCCTCTGGTGGCCCGCGGTGTCGTGCTCGGCGTCGCCGCCTTCTACCGCGGACAGGACACCGCACCCTTCGGCGACGACGACCGTTCGCTGGCCCAGGAACTCGCCACCCGCGCCGCCCTGTCCATCGACAACGCCCGGCGCTACACACGTGAACGCACCATGGTCCTGGCCCTGCAGCGCAGCCTGCTCCCCCAGGGGCTGCCCGACCAGGACGCCGTCGAGGTCGCCCACCGCTACCTGCCCGCCGAATCCGACGTGGGCGGGGACTGGTACGACGTCATCCCCCTCTCCGGCACCCGTATCGGCCTCATGGTCGGGGACGTCGTCGGCCACGGCATGCTCTCCGCCGCCACCATGGGCCGGCTGCGCACTGCCGCGCGCAGCTTCGCGGAACTCGACTTCGCCCCGGACGAAGTCCTCACCCACCTCGACAATCTGGTGGGACGCCTGGACCGCGAGGACCCAGCCGCCGACGAAGCGGACATCATCGGCGCGACCTGCCTGTATGCCATCTACGACCCGACCACCCAGCGGTGCACCATGGCCCGCGCCGGGCATCCTCCCCCCGCGCTGGTCCGCCCCGACGGCACGGTGTCCTTCCCCGAACTGCCCGCCGGGCCTCCCCTCGGCCTCGGGGGCCTGCCCTTCGAAGCCGTCGAGCTGGACCTCCCCGAGGGCAGCCAGCTGGTCCTCTACACCGACGGACTCATCGAGGACCGGTACCGCGACGTCGACGGGGTCCTCGACCAATTGCGCAAGGTGCTGGCCCACCCGGAACGCACGCCCGAGGAGACCTGCCAGGTGGTCCTGAACAGCGTGGCGCCCACCCACCCCGCCGACGACATCGCCCTGCTCGTCGCCCGCACCCACGCCCTGGACCCCGATCGGATCGCCTCCTGGGACCTGCGGCCCGACCCGGCCCTCGTCAGCGAAGTCCGCGCCCGCGCCATGCGACAGCTGGCCGACTGGGGACTCGACGAAGCCGCGTTCGCCGCGGAGCTGATGCTCAGCGAGCTGGTCACCAACGCCATCCGCCACGGCTCCGGACCCATCCGCGTACGGCTGCTCCACCACCGCACCCTGATCTGCGAGGTCTCCGACACCAGCAACACCGCCCCGCACCTACGCCGGGCGGCCAGCACCGACGAAGGCGGCAGGGGCCTGTTCCTCGTCGCTCAGCTGGCTCAGAGCTGGGGCACGCGCTATCTGCCGCAGGGCAAGGTCATCTGGGCCGAGTGCGGCCTCGACGCCGTCTGA